One genomic window of Diospyros lotus cultivar Yz01 chromosome 8, ASM1463336v1, whole genome shotgun sequence includes the following:
- the LOC127807680 gene encoding uncharacterized protein LOC127807680 yields the protein MENRIKAKNDLRLVVRSRPAADGRCKKHQTHQQSPGVCSVCLTERLSQLSRSSKTKSIAWSSSTSSLSSHNYSSCQSSPVHRRFHLAADHRAKGKIDSVIRKSRSMVFAPRKREMEGAEGEEGKKKRGFWSKLLHPRSKKVDAGSFFRSSTLRERPITTVVR from the coding sequence ATGGAGAACAGAATCAAGGCAAAGAACGATCTCCGACTGGTCGTCCGGTCCAGGCCGGCGGCGGATGGACGCTGCAAGAAGCATCAGACGCACCAGCAGTCACCGGGGGTTTGCTCCGTTTGCCTGACGGAGCGGCTCTCTCAGTTGTCGCGCAGTTCGAAAACCAAAAGCATAGCGTGGTCGTCTTCCACGTCGTCTTTGTCTTCGCATAATTACTCTTCGTGCCAGTCTTCTCCGGTCCACCGCCGGTTCCATTTGGCGGCAGATCATCGGGCGAAAGGCAAGATTGATAGCGTGATTAGGAAGAGTAGGTCGATGGTTTTCGCtccgagaaagagagagatggaaggCGCGGAGGGAGaggaggggaagaagaagagagggttCTGGTCGAAGTTGCTTCATCCGAGAAGCAAGAAGGTTGACGCCGGTTCGTTCTTCCGGTCAAGCACCTTGAGAGAGAGGCCGATCACCACAGTGGTTCGTTAA